The sequence CTACGACCCCGAACCCTCGGAGAACTATCCCGGCTCGGACGCACTCACGATCACCCGACGGGGCGAGGAGTGGACCCACACCGGGCCCTGTGTCAATACGGACGAGTTCACGTTCTCGGCGGCCCGGATTCACGAGGCCGGCCAGATATCCTTCGGGAAAGACGCCCCGATGCGACCGTGCTACGAGGTCGTTCTCCAGCCACTGACCATCCCGACGCGGCCGCTCCCGTCGATCTCCATCCCGCCGGAGGTCGTCCACGAGGTCGCGAAATACGACTGCCGGATGCGCGTGAAAGCCGGCTATCGAGGCGAGTGGACGCCCGGAACGATCCACGTTCGCGACGATCTCGCCCACGCCCAGGACCCCGACGCCGACGGCGATCGGTGCCCGGACTGTCGGGGAACGCGGTTCAAGCTCAAAAGCGGGGTTCCCGAATGCGTGCGGTGTGGAACGCGTCTCGAGGACGCGGAGACAGAGTACACGCCGACGCTGGGGGATAACGCGTGAGCGGTCATCGTATCGGCACGGATCGAAAAGAGACAGTTGTCGTCGCTGGCTGTCCGAATGGTTGTCAGGGCTACGAACTCGAGGTCGGGGGCGTGGAGGACTCGGTCGACGAACTCGTCGAGGCGGTGGCGGAGTCCTACGGAGACTGCTCAACCTGTGGCGAGCCGATCGGACGGCTTCGAACGGACGAACCGAGCGTCGAACTCGAGTAACTGCTTCTACTGAACCAGGGCGTGAGTTCACCAAAACGGGAAAGGAACCTCTCTATCCCTGATGAACACCGAGTATTGAACTCCCGAAAACTTCATATGAACCCCGGTGTTGGTACTGAATGCTTAGTTCCGGAGAGGGCGTTGGCTCGTTCTAACGCCCCCGATCCTCAGACCGGAGAGCGTAGAGCTTGAGACCAACGCTGATCGACAGCAATGCAACCGATGCGACCTGGAGCGTAACATCAACTGGTGGCATAGATGTGTCTATGCGCTTGGTCAACCGTCCTCCGAGAATGCTTAGTTCCGGAGAGGGCTGACGTTGCGCGGAAGTTTGGTCTGCTCCCAACCCTATAAAACTACCTAGGTTGCGTGATTGAAACGTAGAATACGCGCGCAGGACGCGCAGCCCCTCACGGCAGTGCTCGAAATCTTAAAAGAGAACCACCCCCACCCTAGAAATTTATATAAATTCCCGTTGTCGTGTTAGATGGTTGCCAACGAAAAACAGCGCAACCAGAGCACGAAATGATCGACGTAATCAGCACAATAGCGCTTAGCTACAGCACCGAACAGTTCACGAACCACTTCACGATTCTCGTGTACGCAGCGATAATCGCGATGTTCATCGGAGCGGTCCTTCAACTGTTCCGATAGTAGTTGAAATTCGGCGGATGGTGCTCCCCCCGGAACCCATTAACCACACTTCTTGAGCACTGCCTCGGCCGTACTCTCCCCGACACCGTGGACGGCCTCGAGTTGCTCCCGATCGGCGCCGCGCAGCTCGGTCAGCGAGTCGAACTCCTCGGCGATCGCCTTCGACGTCTTCGGTCCGACGTTGTTCACGTCCTCGACGAACGCGCGGATCTGGTCGTTTCTGCTGTCGAGGTGGAACTCGAGACGACGCTCGAGTTCGTCGGCGTCGATCTCGCCGCGTGCGTACGCCTCTCGAGCCTCTTCAACAGGGGTCTGCGGGCTCGAAAGACGGTTCCGGACAGTCGCATAGGCGGTGACGCCGAGGACGAGGACGAAAAACGCGGCGTCCAGGAGCGTGGGTTCGGCGGGCATGATTGATTCTCGTGTGCGTGTGTAGTGTTACCGTCTGTAGCCTTCCCTGACCGGGCAAATCAAATATAAAATAAATCGATCAATTTCTCTATTCTGTCGTGCGCAACATTAGTATATACGCGGTGGGTAGCGCGGGCGATCCGACCACGACAGGAGTCAGGAAAATCGAAAGACGAAAAGCTGATTCAGATGGTCGCTGGTTGCCGACCATCACTCGAGTTCGTCCCAGGGGAACCCCATCGCTTTCTCCCCGAGAGCCGTGACCGCGTATACACGATCGACCTTTTCGATACACCTTCCGAGTGGCCCATCGTCGACCATCCAATCAGCGAGAGTCGAATCAGGTATCCCAGTGAACTCGGACAGTGATCGACGGCTCGTAATCTCGTTCTGATCGATCTCGGTTAGACACTCGAGAAGTCGCTGGCGCTTCTCGTCACCGTAGTCGATCCAGTCACGAATTGCAGCAGGAAGCCGATAGTCCTCGCCGCCCCCATCGGTTTGTGCCGTTGCTGCACCGCCGGCCATCACTTCGGCCATTCGCCGTTCCTTCGCTCGCTCGAGACGCTCGAGGCGCATTTCCCGCGACTCGCCCGCAACTGCCGTCGGCTGGAATCGGAGATCGTTCACCACCGGATACTCCTGTCGCCACTGGCTGAAGCGATACACGCTCTCCTCGTCGAGC is a genomic window of Natronosalvus halobius containing:
- a CDS encoding helix-hairpin-helix domain-containing protein, which encodes MPAEPTLLDAAFFVLVLGVTAYATVRNRLSSPQTPVEEAREAYARGEIDADELERRLEFHLDSRNDQIRAFVEDVNNVGPKTSKAIAEEFDSLTELRGADREQLEAVHGVGESTAEAVLKKCG